From a region of the Aeoliella mucimassa genome:
- a CDS encoding IS5 family transposase, whose amino-acid sequence MKTERKYGSDVTDRQWQLLRQLLPARSQFGRRPIDRRRIINAILYVVRTGCQWRMLPKDFPNWSTVYGIFWRWRNDGTWQKIHDALRAKTRKAAGKKSTPTVAIIDSQSVRTAEGGEERGYDSAKKITGRKRHVAVDTLGLLLAIVVHSADWQDQDGAEWVMDKLGEQFKRIKIVFGDFAYGRSGLPDWTWETFGWILQTVLRPVGLKGFVVLPKRWIVERTFAWLARHRRNSKDYEKTTASSEAITYVAMISLMSKRLASAEK is encoded by the coding sequence ATGAAAACGGAAAGGAAGTATGGCAGTGATGTCACCGATCGACAATGGCAATTGCTTCGTCAGTTGTTGCCAGCACGTTCGCAGTTCGGACGTCGTCCGATTGACCGCCGGCGGATCATCAACGCGATCTTGTACGTCGTCCGCACGGGCTGCCAGTGGCGGATGCTGCCTAAGGACTTTCCGAATTGGAGTACGGTTTACGGCATCTTCTGGCGTTGGAGAAATGATGGCACGTGGCAGAAGATTCATGATGCGTTGCGAGCCAAAACACGCAAAGCGGCAGGCAAGAAGTCGACACCCACGGTAGCGATCATCGACAGCCAATCGGTTCGCACGGCCGAAGGAGGTGAAGAAAGGGGCTACGATTCGGCCAAGAAAATCACGGGCCGCAAGCGTCATGTGGCGGTCGATACGCTCGGATTGTTGCTCGCGATAGTCGTTCATAGCGCGGATTGGCAGGACCAGGACGGAGCCGAATGGGTAATGGACAAGCTGGGCGAGCAATTCAAGCGAATCAAGATTGTGTTTGGCGACTTCGCGTACGGTCGATCAGGGTTGCCCGATTGGACCTGGGAAACGTTTGGTTGGATTCTACAAACGGTGCTCAGGCCAGTCGGCCTAAAAGGGTTTGTGGTATTGCCGAAGCGATGGATCGTGGAACGAACTTTCGCCTGGCTGGCCCGACATCGACGGAACAGCAAGGACTACGAAAAAACAACCGCCTCCAGCGAAGCCATCACCTACGTCGCCATGATCAGCCTCATGTCGAAAAGACTGGCCAGCGCGGAAAAGTGA
- a CDS encoding transposase, translated as MDEQAKRQRPTYSDEFKRDAVRLVVEEGYSFKAACEAVGVCDATLRAWHAKLAPPPEPCGDDATVEEMRAEIARLRKQLKRTELEREILKKATAYFAKEST; from the coding sequence ATGGACGAGCAAGCGAAGCGGCAGCGGCCGACGTATAGCGATGAGTTCAAGCGAGACGCGGTGCGACTGGTAGTTGAGGAAGGTTATTCGTTCAAGGCAGCCTGCGAGGCGGTGGGGGTATGCGATGCCACGCTGCGGGCCTGGCACGCCAAATTGGCTCCCCCGCCGGAGCCGTGCGGTGACGACGCCACGGTCGAGGAGATGCGAGCCGAGATCGCTCGGCTCCGCAAACAACTCAAGCGGACCGAACTGGAACGAGAAATCCTAAAAAAAGCCACGGCGTACTTTGCGAAGGAGTCGACATGA
- a CDS encoding pentapeptide repeat-containing protein, translating to MHTQRRVLQGALLLAMLAQATTHADIYQWEYIDPSDPSQGVQASTTVAPGGAGLVPAKGLNTLNNDLTQAYLPGYDLTGSHFSKSTLVDADFHESNLTNVFFDNSDLTNANLRDANLRQAIFYNTSLIGADLTGANIRGAYFTLSNDLTNEQVYSTASHQAGDLSSIIIYQLWLTEINLEGQNLTNAYFAGARLTDANLAKANLTGANFYYAKFIGADLTGANLTNSETTSATFSNAKLVEANLTNANFYGVKMEGADLTNAVLTNANFRQARLTGSNFAGADIRGVDFYNSTGLTAENIYSTVNYQAGDLSNINLGFADMPGADFSNLDLTNTNFAAAKLTNANLSNTTLVNAALHAYLTGADLSGANILGADLSAATGFTSTQLHSTASYQAGNLTGVGLGLLDLTNWDFARLNLTNASFESATLTGTNFANAVVRGTNFSSTTSSGFTADQLYSTYSYQAGDIPDINLRDNDLSAWNFAGQDLPRANLSEAILTGTNLTGTNLTNADLSYANFTDTILEDAIIEGASFNWATWRGFTAGQLYSTASYRSGNLTGIKLVKNDLTGWNFAGQNLSNADFEDATLTNADLTNAEIRGSNFYNSIGLTAAQLHSTASYQSQDLSDVRFSRFDLSGSNLSEQNLSNAQMFICDLSNTNLTGADLTDAYFRSNLDGANLADAVITNASFGGSTNFTAEQFYSTYNYQTAIAQDFRTAAGAIFCYAATVGA from the coding sequence ATGCACACGCAACGAAGAGTGCTTCAAGGGGCCCTGCTACTGGCAATGCTGGCCCAAGCGACAACCCACGCGGACATCTACCAGTGGGAATACATCGACCCATCCGATCCCTCGCAAGGCGTGCAGGCGTCGACGACGGTAGCGCCGGGGGGGGCGGGGCTGGTGCCTGCAAAGGGTCTTAACACCCTCAACAATGACCTCACGCAGGCGTATTTGCCAGGCTACGACCTCACGGGTTCCCACTTCTCGAAGTCCACTCTGGTGGATGCTGACTTCCATGAGTCCAACCTCACTAATGTTTTTTTTGACAATAGTGATCTTACGAATGCCAACCTTCGTGATGCCAACCTCAGGCAGGCGATATTCTACAACACATCACTTATTGGTGCTGACTTAACGGGCGCCAATATCCGAGGAGCCTATTTTACTCTATCGAACGATTTGACGAATGAGCAGGTCTACTCCACCGCAAGCCACCAAGCTGGAGATTTATCCAGCATCATCATCTATCAACTTTGGTTGACTGAAATCAATCTCGAGGGTCAAAACCTGACCAATGCCTACTTTGCAGGTGCCAGACTTACGGACGCCAACCTGGCAAAGGCCAACTTAACTGGTGCAAACTTCTATTACGCCAAGTTCATTGGGGCCGATCTGACAGGAGCGAACCTCACTAACTCAGAAACTACGAGTGCCACTTTTTCAAACGCAAAACTAGTAGAGGCCAATCTCACCAATGCAAACTTCTACGGCGTCAAGATGGAAGGGGCTGATCTTACGAACGCAGTATTAACCAATGCCAATTTCCGACAAGCCCGACTGACCGGCTCTAACTTTGCTGGAGCAGATATTCGTGGTGTCGACTTCTACAACTCGACTGGTCTTACTGCCGAGAACATTTACTCAACAGTCAATTACCAAGCAGGGGACCTTTCCAACATTAACCTTGGCTTCGCCGATATGCCGGGAGCCGACTTCTCGAACCTAGATCTCACAAACACAAACTTTGCGGCCGCTAAACTCACGAATGCTAATCTCAGCAACACCACTCTCGTCAATGCGGCCCTCCACGCCTACCTGACAGGTGCCGACCTCAGTGGCGCCAACATTCTTGGAGCGGACCTTTCAGCTGCAACAGGATTTACCTCTACGCAACTTCACTCGACGGCAAGCTATCAAGCTGGAAATCTCACAGGAGTAGGTCTTGGACTTTTGGATCTTACCAACTGGGATTTCGCTAGACTGAACCTGACTAATGCTTCCTTTGAGAGTGCCACACTGACAGGCACCAATTTCGCAAACGCGGTAGTTCGTGGAACCAACTTCTCTTCAACAACTTCATCAGGCTTTACGGCAGACCAGCTCTACTCTACTTACAGCTATCAAGCCGGAGACATTCCAGATATAAACCTGCGTGACAATGACCTCTCAGCATGGAACTTTGCAGGACAAGACCTACCCCGCGCAAACCTTAGCGAAGCGATACTTACAGGCACGAATTTAACGGGTACCAATCTTACCAATGCCGATTTAAGTTATGCTAACTTTACTGACACAATTCTTGAAGATGCAATTATCGAGGGAGCCAGCTTTAATTGGGCTACTTGGCGAGGATTCACTGCCGGACAACTCTACTCCACCGCAAGCTATCGATCGGGGAATCTTACTGGCATCAAGCTCGTTAAGAACGATCTTACTGGATGGAACTTTGCAGGGCAAAACCTGTCCAACGCTGACTTTGAAGACGCAACGTTAACGAATGCCGACCTGACGAATGCCGAGATCCGTGGCTCGAACTTTTATAATTCCATCGGTCTCACGGCGGCACAACTGCACTCCACGGCTAGTTACCAATCTCAAGATCTTTCAGACGTGAGATTCTCTCGCTTTGACCTATCAGGATCGAATCTGTCGGAGCAGAACCTCTCAAATGCGCAAATGTTTATATGCGACCTCAGCAACACCAATCTAACGGGTGCCGACCTCACGGATGCGTATTTTCGCTCAAACCTTGACGGGGCAAACTTAGCCGACGCAGTCATTACCAATGCCAGCTTTGGCGGCTCCACAAACTTCACCGCAGAACAGTTCTACTCTACCTACAATTACCAGACTGCGATAGCCCAAGACTTTCGGACAGCGGCGGGAGCCATATTCTGTTACGCCGCTACGGTCGGGGCGTAA
- a CDS encoding IS3 family transposase, which produces MKYAWISEHRDSFPVALMCQLLQVSRSGYYDSVDRPRSKRSERTAKIHESVRQVFEASDTIYGPQKIAHELQQHEELETACRNTVASAMKEMGLKSRVRKRFTPTTTKADPSKQQAPNVLDRDFDAERPNQKWVTDITYLPTLAGWVYVAVVVDLFSRKVVGWSMSHSLATPLVSDALRQAIESRQPRTGELLHHSDRGCQYTSESYQRTLQTLGIECSMSRRGNCYDNAVAERFFWSLKHEWTKHYEYADLESARLSVFKYIDMFYNRQRLHPSLGYTPPEAFETDYAPTVAA; this is translated from the coding sequence ATGAAGTACGCCTGGATTAGCGAGCACCGCGACTCCTTTCCGGTGGCCCTGATGTGCCAGCTCCTTCAGGTCAGTCGATCGGGCTACTACGACTCGGTCGACCGTCCGCGAAGTAAACGCTCCGAGCGGACGGCCAAGATTCACGAGTCCGTACGGCAGGTCTTCGAGGCAAGCGACACGATCTATGGTCCCCAGAAGATCGCTCACGAACTCCAGCAACACGAGGAGTTGGAGACGGCCTGTCGTAACACGGTGGCTTCTGCGATGAAAGAAATGGGCCTGAAAAGCCGAGTCCGTAAGCGGTTCACGCCGACGACGACCAAGGCGGATCCGTCCAAACAGCAAGCGCCGAACGTCTTGGATCGGGACTTCGATGCGGAGCGTCCGAACCAGAAATGGGTGACCGACATCACGTACTTGCCGACGCTGGCTGGTTGGGTGTACGTGGCGGTCGTCGTTGATCTGTTTAGCCGCAAGGTGGTAGGTTGGTCGATGAGTCATTCGCTGGCCACCCCGCTGGTGAGCGATGCGTTACGTCAAGCCATCGAGTCACGACAACCACGTACTGGCGAACTGCTGCATCACAGTGATCGCGGTTGTCAGTACACGAGTGAGAGCTATCAACGGACCTTGCAGACACTTGGCATCGAGTGTTCGATGAGCCGCCGGGGCAACTGCTACGACAACGCGGTTGCCGAGAGGTTCTTCTGGAGTCTGAAACATGAGTGGACGAAGCACTATGAGTACGCCGACCTTGAGTCAGCACGCCTGAGCGTATTCAAGTACATTGACATGTTCTACAATCGCCAGCGACTCCACCCGTCGCTGGGTTACACCCCCCCTGAAGCATTCGAAACCGATTACGCCCCGACCGTAGCGGCGTAA
- a CDS encoding glycyl-radical enzyme activating protein: MTRLQGNVFNIQRYSVKDGPGIRTTVFLKGCPLRCWWCHNPESQSKGIELAINPAVCVECGGCWGVCPHNEPVAECTGPLADWAHCTQCGECVEVCPTGGRTMMGSLMTVDEVMAAVLKDRLFFEDSGGGITLSGGEPMVQPEFVRGVLAACRQQELRTAIDTCGYCQQDDLLSVAPLADLFLYDLKAMDEQTHREHTGVSNTRILDNLVALGKVHSNIWIRVPIVPGVNDHASELEALARFASTVDGIRRVDLLTYHQLGSHKHERIGKQGSERPEAVPTAEVMQSAAELFRSHGLTEVHVS, translated from the coding sequence ATGACACGGCTTCAGGGCAACGTGTTCAACATTCAACGCTATTCCGTGAAGGATGGCCCGGGGATTCGTACGACGGTCTTTCTGAAAGGGTGTCCGCTGCGGTGCTGGTGGTGCCATAATCCCGAGAGTCAGTCGAAGGGGATCGAGCTGGCCATCAACCCGGCGGTCTGCGTGGAGTGCGGTGGCTGCTGGGGGGTGTGCCCTCACAACGAGCCGGTCGCCGAGTGCACGGGGCCGTTGGCCGATTGGGCGCACTGCACCCAGTGTGGCGAGTGCGTCGAGGTCTGTCCCACCGGCGGGCGAACCATGATGGGCAGCCTGATGACGGTCGACGAAGTGATGGCCGCGGTGCTGAAAGATCGGCTGTTCTTCGAAGACTCCGGCGGCGGCATCACCCTCTCCGGCGGCGAGCCGATGGTGCAGCCGGAATTTGTTCGCGGGGTGCTTGCCGCTTGTCGCCAGCAGGAACTACGCACGGCGATCGACACTTGCGGCTACTGCCAGCAGGACGACCTGTTGTCGGTGGCTCCGCTGGCCGATCTATTCTTGTACGACCTGAAAGCGATGGACGAGCAAACGCATCGCGAGCATACCGGTGTTTCCAATACCCGCATATTGGATAACCTTGTCGCCTTGGGCAAAGTGCACTCGAACATCTGGATTCGAGTGCCGATAGTTCCAGGGGTGAACGACCATGCGAGCGAACTGGAAGCCCTGGCGCGATTCGCCTCTACAGTGGATGGCATTCGCCGGGTAGACTTGCTTACGTACCATCAGCTTGGCAGTCACAAGCACGAGCGGATCGGCAAGCAAGGTTCCGAACGCCCCGAAGCGGTACCCACCGCCGAGGTCATGCAATCGGCCGCTGAGCTGTTTCGCTCGCATGGGCTAACCGAAGTGCACGTAAGCTAA
- a CDS encoding pentapeptide repeat-containing protein has product MNTLLHATLGGLLFTLFAYTSACADVFQWEYIDPSDPSQGVQASTTLCPDGAGLVPGVRFNAREKDLTQAYLSGYLLHYSNFSYATLTRADLSGSDLTDSYISNATLTEANLSGANLTRSFNRSSDYSYANMSGAQLSYASFRSESNVMIGTNLSRANLSNADLSYTDLTEANLSEANLTNAILDHANLTDAKLSGATFTDSSFENSDLTNVDLSKAALNNVDFIYAVLTNTDFTDSNIQGARFSNSLTAAQLYSTASYKSGDLTGLKLTHHAGLSGWDFSNQNLTDAIIGGGPATNADFTGALIKGIAIGANTEFTSSQLYSTASYQEHDLREIELYGDATNWSFVGQNLTDAQFVQATLDGADFTDAVIKGAYFFNAPGFTDSAFYSTATYQSGTITGIEFFRMDLDGWNFANKNLEHTTFSDSSLAGANFAGSDVRNTRLFSLSNLTFSQIESTASYQQGDLSGTEFNGSDLTGFDFSQINLTNASFYHCNLTDADFSDANLSHADLRTASATNASFARANLRGALMQAGFTNADLTDADIRGADFGTSGLGAEQLYSTKSYKDGDLSEIGLSNKNLSEWNFAEKDLNFASFAGSELYDTDFRHAKIVFANFSNSVLRGTDFSYADARGTYLERVLKFTFPRWPVFST; this is encoded by the coding sequence ATGAATACCCTTCTTCACGCGACACTCGGCGGTTTACTTTTTACACTCTTCGCCTACACCTCGGCTTGCGCCGATGTTTTTCAGTGGGAGTACATCGACCCATCCGATCCCTCGCAAGGCGTGCAAGCGTCGACCACACTCTGCCCCGATGGTGCGGGATTAGTGCCTGGAGTGCGATTCAATGCCCGAGAAAAAGACCTCACACAAGCTTACTTGAGCGGATACCTCCTTCACTACAGTAACTTCTCTTACGCCACTCTAACGCGTGCAGATCTCAGTGGCTCCGATCTCACGGACTCTTACATTTCCAATGCGACCCTGACCGAAGCCAACCTGAGCGGGGCGAATCTCACTCGCTCATTTAATAGGAGTTCAGATTATTCCTATGCCAACATGAGTGGAGCCCAACTCTCCTACGCAAGTTTTCGGAGTGAATCTAACGTCATGATTGGCACCAATCTTTCAAGAGCCAATCTTTCTAACGCAGACTTAAGTTATACCGACCTGACCGAAGCGAATTTATCGGAGGCCAATCTTACCAATGCTATTCTAGATCACGCCAATTTAACCGATGCCAAGCTATCAGGAGCCACCTTTACCGACTCGAGCTTTGAGAACTCGGATCTCACTAACGTTGATCTCTCGAAGGCAGCGTTGAACAATGTCGATTTCATTTACGCGGTGCTAACAAATACCGACTTTACAGATAGCAACATCCAGGGCGCACGCTTCAGCAACAGTCTTACCGCAGCTCAGCTCTACAGCACCGCAAGCTATAAATCGGGTGATCTGACTGGACTCAAACTGACCCATCACGCCGGCCTGTCTGGCTGGGACTTTTCCAACCAGAATCTCACCGACGCTATTATTGGTGGCGGACCAGCTACCAACGCAGACTTCACTGGTGCTCTGATCAAGGGAATCGCGATTGGTGCCAATACTGAATTCACTTCGTCGCAGCTCTATTCGACGGCCAGCTATCAAGAGCACGACCTCAGGGAGATAGAGTTGTATGGAGATGCTACGAATTGGAGTTTTGTTGGCCAGAATCTAACCGATGCTCAATTTGTTCAGGCTACGCTGGATGGGGCTGATTTTACTGATGCCGTGATAAAAGGAGCTTACTTTTTTAATGCTCCTGGATTTACAGACTCAGCTTTCTATTCCACGGCAACCTATCAATCCGGGACAATCACAGGAATAGAGTTCTTTCGCATGGATCTTGACGGTTGGAACTTTGCCAACAAGAACCTAGAGCACACCACCTTTTCTGACAGCTCATTGGCAGGAGCTAACTTTGCCGGATCCGATGTTCGCAACACCAGGTTATTCAGCCTTTCGAATCTGACATTCTCACAAATCGAATCAACCGCCTCCTATCAGCAAGGCGATCTGAGTGGTACTGAATTCAATGGCAGTGACCTGACTGGGTTCGATTTTTCCCAAATCAACCTTACGAATGCCAGTTTCTATCACTGCAATCTTACCGATGCCGACTTTAGCGACGCCAACTTGAGTCATGCAGATCTCCGCACCGCATCCGCCACCAATGCAAGTTTTGCTCGAGCGAATCTTCGCGGCGCACTGATGCAAGCTGGGTTCACTAATGCCGATTTGACCGATGCCGACATCCGTGGTGCAGACTTTGGAACATCCGGCCTCGGTGCAGAACAACTCTATTCGACTAAGAGCTATAAGGATGGCGATCTCTCTGAGATAGGTTTATCCAACAAGAACTTGAGCGAGTGGAACTTTGCTGAGAAAGATCTTAACTTTGCCTCTTTTGCTGGATCGGAGCTTTACGACACCGATTTCCGCCACGCAAAAATAGTCTTTGCAAATTTCTCGAACAGTGTCTTGAGAGGAACCGATTTCAGCTATGCCGACGCCCGGGGAACTTACTTAGAACGTGTTTTAAAATTCACTTTTCCGCGCTGGCCAGTCTTTTCGACATGA
- a CDS encoding pentapeptide repeat-containing protein, whose protein sequence is MFDSVLTGANFSGANLTKAQLDRTTLEDVDFTNAEIRGAKLYEATAKGFTAAQLYSTASYRAGNLASTSLRGNDLVGWDLSHLCLIGVDFTNSYLETANLSGSDTRGTKRLETSTAITTNLIHPDGYVAGLHLAADDTMRLWDYNQTPSIDIMVEDGMSLSATSTLRLVFEDDAWGSTLNFVEGIDVALAGTLELLLDESVDTVSLAGSTFQLFDWTGVEPTGEFDSIVLAAGTTWDLSQLYETGAVTLLMPGDFNADGLVNLADYTVWRDQGGSFEDYQLWKNHFGQAVPPSDTPDSQTVPEPSAWLLALLAIGLPLVRRGR, encoded by the coding sequence ATGTTTGATTCAGTTCTCACGGGGGCCAACTTTAGCGGGGCCAATCTGACCAAAGCCCAACTCGACAGAACCACCCTTGAAGATGTCGATTTCACCAACGCTGAAATACGAGGGGCGAAATTATATGAGGCAACCGCTAAAGGGTTTACTGCGGCCCAACTATATTCCACGGCCAGTTATCGGGCGGGCAATCTGGCTAGCACAAGCCTTCGCGGCAATGATCTCGTGGGATGGGACCTCTCACACTTATGCCTAATTGGTGTTGATTTCACGAACTCCTACTTAGAAACCGCCAATCTGAGCGGCTCCGATACGCGAGGCACAAAAAGACTAGAAACGAGCACCGCCATCACCACCAACCTCATCCATCCCGATGGTTACGTTGCTGGATTGCACCTAGCGGCTGACGACACGATGCGGCTGTGGGATTACAACCAGACACCCTCGATCGACATCATGGTTGAAGATGGTATGTCGCTCAGTGCTACCAGCACGCTTCGCCTGGTGTTCGAAGACGACGCCTGGGGCTCGACGCTCAACTTTGTCGAGGGGATCGACGTCGCCCTGGCTGGCACGTTGGAACTACTGCTCGACGAAAGTGTCGATACGGTCTCGCTGGCCGGATCCACGTTCCAGCTGTTCGATTGGACCGGGGTCGAACCGACGGGCGAGTTCGACAGCATCGTGCTCGCTGCCGGAACGACTTGGGACCTAAGCCAGCTCTACGAAACCGGTGCAGTCACGCTGCTGATGCCCGGCGATTTCAATGCCGACGGACTGGTAAACCTGGCCGACTACACCGTGTGGAGAGACCAAGGGGGCTCCTTCGAAGACTACCAACTCTGGAAAAACCACTTTGGACAGGCGGTTCCCCCGAGCGACACTCCCGACTCGCAAACCGTGCCCGAGCCAAGCGCCTGGTTACTCGCGTTGCTAGCCATCGGGCTGCCGCTCGTGCGGCGCGGGCGGTGA